A window from Zonotrichia albicollis isolate bZonAlb1 chromosome 8, bZonAlb1.hap1, whole genome shotgun sequence encodes these proteins:
- the PRPF38A gene encoding pre-mRNA-splicing factor 38A, which produces MANRTVKDAHSIHGTNPQYLVEKIIRTRIYESKYWKEECFGLTAELVVDKAMELKYVGGVYGGNIKPTPFLCLTLKMLQIQPEKDIIVEFIKNEDFKYVRMLGALYMRLTGTAIDCYKYLEPLYNDYRKIKSQNRNGEFELMHVDEFIDELLHEERVCDIILPRLQKRYVLEEAEQLEPRVSALEEDMDDVESSEEEEEEDEKLERIPSPDHRRRGYRDLDKPRRSPVVRYRRSRSRSPRRRSRSPKRRSPSPRRERHRSKSPRRHRSRSRERRHRSRSKSPGHHRSHRHRSHSKSPERSKKSHKKSRRGNE; this is translated from the exons ATGGCCAACCGTACGGTGAAGGACGCGCACAGCATCCACGGCACCAACCCGCAGTACCTGGTGGAGAAGATCATCCGCACGCGCATCTACGAGTCCAAATACTGGAAGGAGGAATGCTTCGGCCTCACGG CCGAGCTGGTGGTGGACAAGGCCATGGAGCTGAAGTACGTGGGGGGCGTCTATGGAGGGAACATTAAACCCACGCCCTTCTTGTGCTTGACGCTGAAGATGCTGCAGATCCAGCCCGAGAAGGACATCATCGTGGAGTTCATAAAAAACGAAGACTTCAA GTATGTCCGAATGCTTGGAGCACTGTACATGAGACTGACAGGCACTGCCATCGACTGCTACAAGTACCTGGAGCCGCTGTACAACGACTATCGCAAAATTAAAAGTCAGAACAGGAATGGGG AATTTGAGCTGATGCACGTGGATGAATTTATTGATGAGCTACTCCATGAGGAACGTGTCTGTGACATCATCCTGCCTCGACTGCAG AAACGCTATGTTCTGGAAGAAGCTGAGCAACTTGAGCCTCGTGTTAGTGCTCTGGAGGAAGACATGGATGATGTAGAATCtagtgaggaggaggaagaagaagatgaAAAG CTGGAACGGATCCCATCTCCTGACCACCGCAGAAGGGGCTACAGGGACCTGGACAAGCCGCGCAGGTCTCCGGTGGTGCGCTACCGGCGCAGCCGCAGCCGCTCCCCCAGGAG GCGCAGCCGCTCTCCAAAGAGAAGAAG CCCATCACCGCGCCGGGAGCGGCATCGCAGCAAGAGCCCGAGACGGCACCGGAGCAGATCCCGGGAGAGGCGCCACAGATCCAGATCTAAATCTCCAG GGCATCACCGTAGTCACAGACACAGAAGTCATTCCAAATCACCTGAAAG atCTAAGAAAAGTCACAAAAAGAGTCGGCGAGGAAATGAATAA